One part of the Arabidopsis thaliana chromosome 1 sequence genome encodes these proteins:
- a CDS encoding uncharacterized protein (unknown protein; Has 4 Blast hits to 4 proteins in 2 species: Archae - 0; Bacteria - 0; Metazoa - 0; Fungi - 0; Plants - 4; Viruses - 0; Other Eukaryotes - 0 (source: NCBI BLink).), protein MRYKRRFVTVYRDFPEGCGVPSKPISNADESFMQSKFNKDGIVLQAHEDFSKITKESSNHSETENSRTEDLLDEGSVLDSNGSVTDCQEDREREMSSVKKRCLSSHNLTSEVETERIGIVLGLAAKAKCPWRQPKIRGSRQVNDLN, encoded by the exons ATGCGGTACAAGAGAAGATTTGTGACAGTTTACAGAGATTTTCCAGAAGGTTGTGGTGTTCCTTCAAAACCTATATCCAATGCTGATGAAAGTTTTATGCAATCTAAGTTCAATAAG GATGGAATTGTCTTGCAGGCTCATGAAGACTTCTCAAAGATAACAAAGGAGTCATCGAATCATTCGGAGACCGAGAATTCTAGAACTGAAGATTTGTTGGATGAAGGATCGGTTCTTGATTCTAATGGAAGTGTTACTGATTGTCAAGAggacagagaaagagagatgagcTCGGTGAAGAAGAGATGTTTGAGTTCACATAACTTAACAAGTGAAGTTGAGACAGAGAGGATAGGTATAGTTTTGGGACTTGCAGCTAAGGCGAAATGCCCTTGGAGACAACCGAAGATCCGAGGTTCAAGACAGGTGAATGATTTGAACTGA
- a CDS encoding Pentatricopeptide repeat (PPR) superfamily protein (Pentatricopeptide repeat (PPR) superfamily protein; LOCATED IN: chloroplast; EXPRESSED IN: shoot apex, leaf whorl, flower, seed; EXPRESSED DURING: F mature embryo stage, petal differentiation and expansion stage; CONTAINS InterPro DOMAIN/s: Pentatricopeptide repeat (InterPro:IPR002885); BEST Arabidopsis thaliana protein match is: Tetratricopeptide repeat (TPR)-like superfamily protein (TAIR:AT1G63130.1); Has 64113 Blast hits to 15255 proteins in 308 species: Archae - 5; Bacteria - 67; Metazoa - 910; Fungi - 1189; Plants - 59601; Viruses - 0; Other Eukaryotes - 2341 (source: NCBI BLink).), which yields MQRSIAMTAKRFLHRNLLENGKPRTASSPSFSHCSSCRCWVRASSSVSGGDLRERLSKTRLRDIKLNDAIDLFSDMVKSRPFPSIVDFNRLLSAIVKLKKYDVVISLGKKMEVLGIRNDLYTFNIVINCFCCCFQVSLALSILGKMLKLGYEPDRVTIGSLVNGFCRRNRVSDAVSLVDKMVEIGYKPDIVAYNAIIDSLCKTKRVNDAFDFFKEIERKGIRPNVVTYTALVNGLCNSSRWSDAARLLSDMIKKKITPNVITYSALLDAFVKNGKVLEAKELFEEMVRMSIDPDIVTYSSLINGLCLHDRIDEANQMFDLMVSKGCLADVVSYNTLINGFCKAKRVEDGMKLFREMSQRGLVSNTVTYNTLIQGFFQAGDVDKAQEFFSQMDFFGISPDIWTYNILLGGLCDNGELEKALVIFEDMQKREMDLDIVTYTTVIRGMCKTGKVEEAWSLFCSLSLKGLKPDIVTYTTMMSGLCTKGLLHEVEALYTKMKQEGLMKNDCTLSDGDITLSAELIKKMLSCGYAPSLLKDIKSGVCKKALSLL from the coding sequence ATGCAGAGATCGATTGCGATGACGGCGAAGAGATTTCTTCATCGCAATCTTCTCGAGAATGGTAAACCCAGaactgcttcttctccttcgtttAGCCATTGCAGTTCCTGTCGTTGCTGGGTACGAGCTTCTTCAAGCGTCAGTGGTGGTGATTTGCGAGAGAGATTAAGCAAAACTCGGCTTCGTGATATAAAGCTAAACGATGCGATTGATCTATTCAGTGACATGGTCAAGTCTCGTCCCTTTCCTTCCATTGTCGATTTCAATAGATTGCTGAGTGCCATTGTTAAATTGAAGAAGTATGATGTTGTTATCTCTTTggggaagaagatggaagttTTGGGGATTCGAAATGATCTTTATACATTTAACATTGTGATTAATTGTTTCTGTTGCTGTTTTCAAGTCTCTCTAGCTTTATCTATTCTTGGCAAGATGTTGAAACTTGGTTATGAGCCAGATAGAGTCACGATTGGATCTCTTGTTAACGGATTTTGTCGTAGGAATAGAGTTTCTGATGCTGTATCTTTGGTTGATAAGATGGTGGAGATTGGATATAAACCTGATATTGTTGCTTACAACGCGATTATTGATAGTCTTTGCAAAACCAAACGTGTGAATGATGCTTTCGATTTTTTCAAGGAAATTGAAAGGAAAGGGATTAGACCGAATGTTGTTACCTACACTGCGCTTGTTAACGGTCTTTGTAATTCGAGTAGATGGAGCGATGCTGCTCGACTTTTGAGTGatatgatcaagaagaaaatcacTCCTAATGTGATTACTTACAGTGCGTTGCTTGATGCGTTTGTGAAAAACGGAAAGGTTTTGGAGGCTAAAGAGCTTTTCGAGGAGATGGTACGAATGTCTATTGATCCTGATATCGTGACTTACAGTTCGTTGATCAATGGGCTTTGTTTGCATGATCGGATAGATGAGGCTAATcaaatgtttgatttgatgGTTAGCAAGGGTTGTTTAGCAGATGTAGTGAGTTACAACACTCTTATAAATGGATTTTGTAAGGCGAAGAGAGTAGAGGATGGGATGAAACTGTTTCGTGAGATGTCTCAGAGAGGATTAGTTAGCAATACGGTTACTTACAACACTCTTATCCAAGGGTTTTTTCAAGCAGGCGATGTTGATAAAGCTCAGGAATTTTTTAGTCAGAtggatttttttggtatctCTCCTGATATTTGGACCTATAACATTTTGTTAGGTGGTCTTTGTGACAACGGGGAGCTAGAGAAAGCACTGGTGATATTTGAAGATATGCAAAAGAGGGAAATGGATCTTGATATTGTCACATATACTACTGTTATCCGAGGAATGTGCAAGACTGGTAAGGTTGAAGAAGCTTGGAGTTTATTTTGTAGCCTCAGCCTCAAAGGATTGAAGCCAGATATTGTAACATACACTACAATGATGTCAGGGTTGTGTACGAAAGGCCTACTACATGAAGTTGAAGCACTGtatacaaaaatgaaacaagagGGGCTTATGAAAAATGACTGCACGCTTAGCGATGGTGACATAACTTTATCAGCTGAACTtatcaagaaaatgttgaGCTGTGGCTATGCACCGTCCTTGCTTAAAGATATAAAATCTGGGGTATGCAAAAAAGCTCTGTCTCTCTTGTAA